The Streptomyces sp. NBC_01275 genome has a segment encoding these proteins:
- a CDS encoding aminoglycoside phosphotransferase family protein: protein MPGEEAEATEEVMQDGVHRRVVRIGDTVRRPVQPWTPTVHALLRHLADVGFAYAPRPLGVDDEGREVLTYFEGDSGPSGWAKVVDDQGLQNFARLLRDYHDACASFTPPPDATWSRDAGDHQVVCHGDFGPWNVVWQGIRPVGIIDWDFAHPAPPLHDVAYALEYVAPFRDDAECLRWLRYPAPPDRRLRLKTFCRAYGLDSTAGVVDAVIARQQDNADLVRRLADQGHEPQATWAAEGLLPQLADRIAWSRTHRHLFE from the coding sequence ATGCCGGGTGAGGAAGCGGAAGCGACAGAGGAAGTGATGCAGGACGGCGTCCATCGTCGGGTGGTGCGGATCGGCGACACCGTCCGCAGGCCCGTCCAGCCGTGGACGCCAACCGTCCATGCCTTGCTGCGACACCTCGCGGACGTCGGTTTCGCCTATGCGCCAAGGCCGTTGGGAGTCGACGACGAGGGTCGTGAGGTCCTCACCTACTTCGAGGGCGACTCCGGACCGTCGGGCTGGGCCAAGGTCGTGGACGACCAGGGCCTGCAAAACTTCGCCCGGCTGCTGCGGGACTACCACGACGCCTGCGCGAGCTTCACCCCTCCGCCGGACGCGACCTGGTCCCGGGACGCAGGCGACCATCAGGTCGTATGCCATGGGGACTTCGGCCCCTGGAACGTCGTCTGGCAGGGCATCCGGCCCGTGGGAATCATCGACTGGGACTTCGCCCACCCGGCACCGCCCCTGCACGACGTGGCCTACGCGCTGGAGTACGTCGCCCCGTTCCGCGACGATGCCGAGTGCCTGCGCTGGCTGCGCTACCCGGCCCCGCCCGACCGCCGACTGCGGCTGAAGACCTTCTGCCGCGCCTACGGCCTCGACTCGACCGCGGGTGTCGTGGACGCCGTCATCGCCCGACAGCAGGACAACGCCGACCTCGTACGCCGACTGGCCGACCAGGGCCACGAACCCCAGGCCACCTGGGCCGCCGAGGGACTCCTGCCCCAACTCGCCGACCGGATCGCCTGGAGCAGGACCCACCGGCATCTATTCGAGTAG